Proteins encoded by one window of Salvia splendens isolate huo1 chromosome 14, SspV2, whole genome shotgun sequence:
- the LOC121763562 gene encoding cyclic dof factor 3-like, protein MVKEPEIKLFGRKICFPDNGAAGERSSDCDRCLEKSKGEEIGRQEQRDEEVAKGEICETSAENEESQGSAPPESDEEKGGAANSERKALKKPEKIIPCPRCNSMNTKFCYYNNYNVKQPRHFCRGCQRYWTAGGTMRNVPIGGRRKNKTSRHLTTDGFHSPNATLLSFSHQMPCSGNRGAPNHGFSCPFTTVFPPVPYYLWNGWNLDAESALGKRSRSGEVVVPKTLRMDDPEEAARSSIWSTLGIKYDALSREGLFKALQPKDCGKKPALAAAWPLLQANPAALSRSVAFQERA, encoded by the exons ATGGTGAAGGAGCCGGAGATAAAGCTGTTCGGTCGGAAGATTTGTTTTCCGGATAACGGCGCCGCCGGAGAACGTTCCAGTGATTGCGATCGCTGCTTGGAGAAGAGTAAAGGAGAAGAAATTGGAAGGCAGGAGCAGAGAGATGAG GAGGTAGCAAAGGGAGAAATCTGCGAAACTAGTGCAGAAAATGAGGAATCACAGGGCAGTGCTCCACCGGAATCCGACGAAGAGAAGGGCGGAGCAGCCAATTCGGAGCGAAAAGCCCTAAAGAAGCCGGAGAAAATCATCCCGTGCCCCCGGTGCAACAGCATGAACACCAAATTCTGCTACTACAACAACTACAACGTCAAGCAGCCCCGCCACTTCTGCAGGGGCTGTCAGAGGTACTGGACGGCCGGGGGCACAATGCGCAACGTTCCCATTGGAGGCCGACGCAAGAACAAGACCTCCCGCCACCTCACCACCGACGGATTCCACAGCCCAAACGCCACTCTCCTTTCCTTCTCACACCAAATGCCCTGTTCTGGCAACAGAGGAGCGCCAAACCATGGATTTTCATGCCCTTTTACCACGGTTTTCCCTCCAGTGCCGTACTATTTGTGGAATGGTTGGAATCTGGACGCTGAGTCAGCGCTGGGGAAGCGTTCGAGGAGTGGGGAGGTTGTGGTGCCGAAGACGTTGAGGATGGATGATCCGGAAGAAGCTGCGAGAAGCTCTATATGGTCGACTCTTGGGATCAAGTATGATGCCCTTAGTCGAGAAGGCCTTTTCAAGGCCTTGCAGCCCAAGGATTGTGGCAAGAAACCGGCATTGGCGGCTGCCTGGCCTCTGCTGCAAGCCAATCCGGCAGCTCTGTCGCGGTCGGTTGCGTTCCAAGAGCGTGCCTGA
- the LOC121764415 gene encoding tetrapyrrole-binding protein, chloroplastic-like → LDLLRQHLVGKDPRQADEQTRCLNITLAAVAAVKRGYVFFSKVQFIPAEALREIDALWRQHNDGKFGYYVQQRIWKKLNGDFKTFFIKVGWMKKLESSEVEQYNYRSFPAEFMWEMEEGPPEGHLLLTNALRGTQLLSCILGHPAFDEEDDVLTVIYRQNK, encoded by the coding sequence CTAGACCTCCTCCGGCAGCACCTTGTCGGAAAAGACCCCCGGCAGGCCGACGAGCAGACGCGCTGCCTCAACATCACGCtcgccgccgtcgccgccgtGAAGCGCGGCTACGTCTTCTTCTCAAAGGTCCAATTCATCCCCGCCGAGGCACTCCGGGAAATCGACGCGCTGTGGCGGCAGCACAACGACGGGAAGTTCGGTTACTACGTGCAACAGAGGATCTGGAAGAAATTGAATGGGGATTTCAAGACGTTCTTCATCAAGGTGGGGTGGATGAAGAAGCTGGAGAGCTCGGAGGTGGAGCAGTACAATTACAGGAGCTTTCCGGCGGAGTTTATGTGGGAGATGGAGGAGGGGCCGCCGGAGGGGCATCTGCTGCTGACGAATGCGCTGAGAGGGACGCAGCTGCTCAGCTGCATTCTCGGCCACCCGGCTTTTGACGAAGAAGATGATGTGTTGACCGTTATATATAGACAGAACAAGTAG